The following coding sequences lie in one Thalassoglobus polymorphus genomic window:
- a CDS encoding PulJ/GspJ family protein, translated as MNQYHHTTRPDSNKQRSGFTLTEMLVATALVVLIMLMFAQIYGSAVGSITEQRGLANNDQKARSVVTTLRKDLQALTYRQPSFPYGDLQGIVPIENGDQPIIDSVNQRGYFFIAENNNTNDTDDILQFTIQLKRGQRGDQDDRGRSNRFIGKAANLGITSEAEKDDGIFDNDLGASSAAEVCYFLRGGNLYRRLLLLRDPIHSAIREDGQPTNGIGRTRRFRTAGNPDYTAANFYTDFDYSATRRDGVLWFHSVDSLANDRGVSNWPIALPKNRFGFRANGTSFENDSNGVYFGRFTHAETSDPSFGYPGIQPTTANDPYERGDLTDSDGDYVIDQLSGGSRFGEDIILTHVEAFNVEVYDYDTDAFLDLPSNDTYDTFHPNASGTVPTEYFIDTSSLGTWTATSSSPPSVLGVPVLSDHAPVRRSMIYRRTSTGGTTGDIKPEFPPIPGTIIQDGTVTWECIDNRKPLKAIRITLRFRDTRSGLVRQLSVIHSFVE; from the coding sequence ATGAATCAATACCATCACACAACTCGACCAGATTCGAACAAGCAGCGATCGGGGTTCACCCTGACCGAGATGCTTGTTGCGACGGCGCTTGTTGTTTTGATCATGCTGATGTTCGCGCAGATTTACGGTTCAGCTGTCGGTTCAATCACTGAACAACGGGGGCTGGCGAACAACGATCAGAAAGCCCGGTCGGTGGTCACCACTTTACGGAAAGATCTGCAAGCGCTCACCTATCGTCAGCCATCATTTCCTTACGGGGACTTGCAAGGCATTGTTCCGATCGAAAACGGGGATCAACCGATTATTGACTCGGTCAATCAGCGGGGATATTTCTTCATCGCTGAAAACAACAATACGAACGACACCGATGACATCCTGCAATTCACGATCCAGCTCAAACGTGGGCAGCGTGGTGATCAGGATGACCGTGGACGCTCCAATCGATTTATTGGCAAAGCGGCCAACCTGGGGATTACAAGCGAAGCTGAAAAAGATGATGGCATTTTCGACAACGATCTAGGAGCCTCCTCAGCTGCTGAGGTCTGCTACTTCCTTCGCGGTGGAAACTTGTATCGCCGACTTTTGTTACTCAGAGACCCGATCCATTCAGCGATTCGTGAAGATGGCCAACCGACCAACGGAATCGGTCGCACCCGACGATTCCGGACTGCCGGCAATCCAGACTATACCGCAGCAAATTTCTATACCGATTTCGATTACTCAGCGACCCGGCGTGATGGCGTTTTGTGGTTCCATTCGGTGGACTCACTTGCGAATGATCGTGGAGTTTCCAACTGGCCGATTGCCTTACCGAAAAATCGATTTGGTTTCCGGGCGAACGGAACCTCTTTTGAAAACGACAGCAACGGAGTTTACTTCGGTCGCTTCACGCATGCGGAAACGTCTGACCCAAGCTTTGGGTATCCAGGCATTCAACCGACCACAGCTAACGATCCTTATGAGCGTGGGGACTTGACCGACTCGGACGGCGATTACGTCATCGATCAACTCTCTGGTGGCTCACGTTTCGGAGAGGACATCATCCTCACACATGTGGAAGCCTTTAACGTGGAAGTCTATGACTACGACACGGATGCTTTCCTCGATCTTCCGTCGAACGATACTTACGACACATTCCATCCCAACGCCAGCGGTACCGTTCCCACTGAATATTTTATTGACACGTCTAGCTTGGGGACCTGGACCGCCACGAGCAGTTCGCCTCCCTCAGTTCTCGGAGTACCGGTGCTGTCTGACCATGCTCCGGTTCGCCGAAGTATGATCTATCGGCGGACCTCAACTGGTGGAACAACGGGCGATATCAAACCAGAGTTCCCGCCGATTCCCGGAACGATTATTCAAGACGGAACCGTCACTTGGGAATGTATTGACAATCGAAAACCTCTTAAAGCGATACGAATCACACTACGCTTTCGCGATACACGCAGCGGGCTTGTCCGTCAGCTTTCTGTTATTCACTCATTTGTGGAATAG